The Leishmania infantum JPCM5 genome chromosome 15 DNA window AGATGGTGTTGATGTCCTCGTTGCGCTTGCTCACGTTGGACTGCCCAGCTGCTAAGTGGGCCGTAATGATGCAGATGGACGTGCGGTGAAGCACAAGATGAAAGCCCACGGCGCCCTTGTTGCCCATAGAGCCCAGCGCACCGgtggccaccgtcgccgtgctGGACTCCGACACGGcagacagcagcggccgacGGATGAACACGCAGAGAAGCAGGCCGACAAGCTGCTTTGGTGGAAAGGCATAGTAGGGAGAGGCGTCTGCGCCACTAGATGAGGATGCCGCGGTGCTGTTGCTCCCATCGGCACCGATAGCCGCGTTCAGGCCCGCCACCCATGGCGCGGAAGCCTCCGTCTCCTGCTTGAAGAGCGCCGTCGCACTCATGTCCACCTCCTGCAAGCCGACCACGATCAAGTCCGTCGggcgcgctggtgcgccgtctgcgccgccaccgccgctggtgaGGCAGGCGAGGCtggtcagcggcagcgccggttTTTTGCACCCAACATTGAAGGTGGTCACGCACACGTTCAGGTCTTCCACTGTTGTGTAGTTCGCTTCGTAGTAGCCGATTTCCTGCTGTACCCACGCttccgcggccgcggcgggatcggcagtggcggaggcgctcgAGTTCGGCGCGAGAAAGCTTAccggcgcgcgccggcggAAGATGTCTGCCACGGTCTGCCACTCCGTGTTCGGGAACGCACGCGGGAGGCCGGGATACATGGCCGTCTGTGTATCCGGGCttgggggagggcgagggcgaccGGTTGGTGATGGTGGCTGTGTCGATGACGGtcgaggaaagagagagcgcaagGAAGGGGCAAAGGTGAGCGTTGctgccccttctccccccgcCCCAATCTCTCCGTGCCTGTACGTGGGCGTGCCCTCGCAGGTGTGTGCAGGGTGTGGctcagcgacagcgaggagatggcggagcAAGAAGGGCTGGATGCGGAGGTGCACTGGCGCTACGTTGCACGAGTGTGCAGCGACGCATCAGCAGACGTAAGGCCGAGCGCACAcggacagacagagagagggcagaaggagagaagaagaggaaggggatGGGGTAGAGAACGCGGCGATGAGTGTGATGCGTGACGGCCCACCATGGCCGGGGAGtggcagagggaggggaggagacgCACCATCACAGTTgagctgctgtcgctgtgcaCCCGTTTTTCTTgatgccctcccccccctgctcactcccgctgctgcacctgcgctGCCCTCGAGGGCGGTAGAGACATCTCCACGCGAATACGAACATTTCCCAATGCAGTTGCGTGCGGGCTGCGCTTGCTCGTTGCCGGCGCACAAGACAGGAATGAGGGATGTATGACGGGCGCACCCGCACAAGTCGAGGGGTGGACGGTGTGCGAAGTGGTCCAACGGTCGTTGAGCTTGAGTtgcgatggcggtgccgcaccgccgcagcagaggcgtGCGACTGAGCACGTCAtgggagacggagagaaTGCAAACGGAATGAGCAAAAGTAGCGCAAACGAACGAAGCCAACGCGCACAGGGCCACAGAGACATGTTggtgggagaggaagggggccgAGACGCGGGcgacctcccccctctccactCGCTTCGACTGCACCGACGCGCCACAGACTCGTGGCGTGGAAACCGTTACCACGAgagccgccaccaccaagCGATGAGTCGACTCTATACTCCCCCCTCCTGTCTACCCTCTGTCCTCCGTGTTTACAGCCTCTCTCGCAgacgcaacggcagcgaggacgtGGAAGCGGTGacggggcggcggcaacagcgctacacgcacagagagagagataatAGCAGGCAAAGAacacggcgaggaggcggtagGGCCCATCCTGGCACACTTGTCGGTTGCAGTGTGCGTGTAGATACGCACaagcggaggagggcacATGCGaacacccctcccccgacaCGCGTGGTTGCACGCAGGTCGACTGCTTTGCATCACTCTGCCGTCGAGGTCGCCTTCCGTTTCTTCTTGGCGGTGGGCAGCGCGTTCGGCTGGTACCATGCGTTGCCCTCCGCATCGACCGTGTACCAGCTTGGCGCCGGGCCGCGGTGCGACTGCAGCGTTACCACGCGACCTGCATCTCCGCCAGTGGCGGCAGGGTCGCGCTCGTGGCTGCCGCCAAGGGCTTTCGTGATGATGTCCACTTGCGCTGGCGTCAGCGAGCTTGGGAACACGACATCGATACAGAGGTACAGCTTGCCTTTCTTCCGATGCGCCACACCTTCAgcggcctcgctgccgtcatGGTTTGCatcggccgccgcgccgcccctcttgcgctccttcagcggcatgccCTCGTTGTCCACAACAAAGACATGTTGTGAGTCGAAGAGGAAGTGCGGCACGTTACCAtcccgcagcggcgtcgccagaCGCACGACACGGCCGTCGAGCAGCTCGATAGGGATCGAGAAGGCGTCGCGGAAGAGGCACCCAAGCGGCACGCGACAATTCGAAAGAAGTAGATCCGTGCTGTTCACTCGGCGGTAGTAGGGATGAGGCAGCTGCTCaatgacgacgaggacgtcgccgacggcgtcgaaGCCGGGCAGCTCGTCACCTTGGCCGACGTAGTGCAACGCATCGCTGTCCTCCGTGCCTGGCTCGATCGAGACCTTGATCATCTTCTCTTCCACAACAACgccgcgagggagggggtcaGGCTTGTGGGTACCGGACAGCGGCGAGCGCCGGTGCGCGTCGTAGACCGGCCCGCACCGCGCACATGGCGACTGGATGGGGAGCTTGCCGAGGCCTTCGCAGCggtcgcagcggcactgctggTATGCCGTGAGGCCGCCGAAGTTGAGCGCCTTCGTGACCGTCTTGTTTCCCTTGCACTGCGGACACACCTGGCTTGGCCTGCCGCTCGACGTGCCGTGGCCGTGGCAGGAGGGACAgagacgccgccgacgcaccTGCAACACTTTCACCGTGCCGCAGTAAAGCTCCTCGAGGGAGCACTGCAGCTCCACCAAGATGAAAGACGGCTTCGCTGGACGCTGCTGACGCGACGCGCCAGGGCCGCCACCGGAAGCAAATCcaaagaaggaagagaagatgTCCATCGGGTCTATACCCGCACCAAAGCTGGACCCAAAGCCGCCACCCGgaacgccaccgctgccgcctgccgcgctgccgagtCCGTTGCGGCCGAACGTATCATACTGCTTACGCCGCTCCGCATCGCTGAGGATCTCGTAGGCCTCAGCCACCTTCTTAAACttctcggccgccgccgggtcGCCGCTGTTCTTGTCGGGGTGATACTGGAGCGCCTTTCTGCGGTAGGCGGAGCGGATCTGCGGCTCTGTGGCATCCGGCGAGATGCCGAGCTCGTCGTAGAGGTCCGTTTCCTTCACCATTGCGTCGATGCGAGACAGCTacaagagggagggaggtcaAGATGTGAGCAGAGATCGCCAAGATGTATGCGCAAACGAAAAGCGAAGATgctggtgcgcgtgcgtgtacgcaCGTGCTCGTGTGCAGCGGAGGCCCCTCCCAAACCAGTTACTTAcgcaagacacacacacacgcacacacgcacgaccGGAGAGGAGGAATGAtgatgggggggggcgctgACGAGGGAAGAGGATGAGGTTAGTTGTGTGCGTATATGTATGTAAGTGCGTTCGAGAAGGTGGGATGGAGACACGATGTTGGCAttgagggggagggggaggatgaCACACCGCACAAGTCCACCGGCGTCAGCCTAAGTTGAGGGTCCAAATCGAACGAcgccttgtgtgtgtatgcgtgcgtgtgcctggTGAGGAAGACGGAGGTGGATCGATTCGCACTTCTtgcgcttctctcgctcCACCTCTGTCTCGCCTACGGATCTGTCGCACGCCGATTGCCCTCTTTCGCTCGCTTTTCTCAGGCTTCGTGTGCGCACAAAGGCGAGGAAACCACTGCGCTCGTTCATGCATTGCgttcttctcctcttccgcccCGCAAATCGACTTTCGTGGAAGGGCCTGAaaggagggcggggggggcggcAAGAGAGactctgcctctccctccctcttctccctcgccgccccTACAACAAAAAGACAAGGGCAAATGCCTGCGTGCATGGGCGGTGGCAACGTGCTGTGACAACACCAGGTTCCGGTGTGTGgacacctcctcccccgccaCATGCACACCGGGTATCCCCTCCCACCTTCGCATGAGTGCGGGGAGTTGTGGTCGACGGCGGTGTTGCGTACCGGCGAGTGTGCGCCTCAACTAGGGGGCATTCAGCTCCACGAAGCCCTCCTGCCTCCAGTGCTTCACTGCCTAGAGGGCAAATCGTAGTGTGGGCTGCACATGACATCCTTATCCGCGGAGGATGTGAGGGGTGCGAGGTTGTCAGCACGGAAGGCAcggtgcagcgctggcgtctTCGCTCGTCCCACACTCAGCGAGTCCACCACAAGGGTGAAGGGAGAAGGGCCCGGGGCCGATCCTTGCGGGACACTTCGCAGGCGTGTGCCCGTGTGGTGGCGTTCGTTGTGGGTCTGACGGCATGGGCGACTCGCCTTCCCTCCCGCGGTGCGCTTTAGGGgttgtggtggcggtggtggggtcACACAGCGCGGCACTCTGCAGCCCGTGCGCCCGCGTTTCTTCGCCGCAGTGCCATGTCGAGGTGCCCTTATCGCTTGCACAGGTCAGGTGTTCGTCATCGGTCCACTCGTGTAGAATGGCCCCAACCTAGCCGGGTCGTCATCTTCGTGTCCCACGTCGGGCTGTGCGAGTTGGCGTCTCCTTCCAATAGCATAACGAGCGGGTGCGAAGTCGCTTCGTGCCCGGTATGGGGAGTCTCCCGTGGCCCCAAGATTTACTCCTCTGGTGTGTAGCTGGacgtgcagcgcctccttccgGTAGGATCATCGCACCAAAGCCGGAGCGTCACGGCTGCAACCTTGTCTGTgggagcggggggaggggaggggaagaccGACACACCTGCGCGCATGTCCTGCTGCGTGAGCACGGAGCCGCAGCAACCATCCTTATCGTAGCTTGCGCAACACCCCGCATGCTGAAGGCCAGGGACACCGAATGTCATGACCGGCTTGCGGTGGGTGGTGCAACGCATCGCTCGGGTTGAAGGCAGACCTGCAGCGCGGGTTCGTGACGGAAGCGGGCCAACCAACACCGTGTGGTGTCGTGCAGCCCACTCGAATTCCAGTGCAGATAGCACAGGCTGGGCCCACGGATTGCGCTCCACATCACCGCAACGAAGCAGAAAACAGAATAAAGAGGTGGATGCGTACATGTGCTGCATCATCGACAATATTCGTAGCGAGGTGGTACGAGCGTCATCATGACCGCAGGTCTcttcggcacagcgccggcacaGACCTGTCCTGCCGACACCAAGAGTCCTCAACCGTAGCCAAGGACAGGCGACCGGCTACTTCGCGTTCCCATAAAGCGGGGTGGGCACGGGGCCTCGGATGCCAGGGCGAAGTCGCCATGCATCATCGGAGCGCGTCGAAGCGAAACCAACGCAGAAGCAGAGCACCCCGTCATAATAAatcaacacacacacacacacacacacaacaggTAAGAGGGAGCACGAGCGAGTCAacggcggaggggggagatCAACAGCAGTGCgcggggcacacacacgcacgcacacacgcacaagcaaagagagagagagagaggggggggagggtgggagggagaggaagaagataAGCCACACGAGGTGCTCGAGGTGGCGGAAAAGGATGATGGAGGAAAGCAGCGGGGCACAAGGTGGCCCACATtaaaccaaaaaaaaaaagaaaaaggcgcgcAAAGCACAATATGCGGTGCAGGAACAGAAGACAACGAAACGACAGACTTGTCCTTGATGATGCCGCGGACCGCTCGCATGCACTCGAGTCGGACCGCGTGCCagcacgcgtgtgcgagcATCCTCACCCCCACCGATCAGCATCCAAAATTCCGTTCAGATGCGTTGCTTCGTACATCAGTGGCGCTCGCGGATGGTCTGCGTCATGATGCTGAGCACGGTGCCGATCGTGCCACCGACGAGGATGGAGATGCCCATCAGAGTACCGGCAACGAAGCGCTTGCCGTCGTTGTCGATGCCCTTCGACTGCGGGCCAAGCACCAGCGCCATCGAGCCCACGTAGCCGTTCGAGAAGCCGAAGATGACCTCCATCACGTAGCCGTACGCCTCGCCCGGGATGTAGTGGTacgagtgcagcagcagcagcggcacaaagATGACGCGCGCAAAGGACGCCGCTACGATGATCCAGCGCTGCTTGTACGACCGCGGCCACATGAGCttcagcgacggcgagaaGCGGCCCAGCACATCGAACACGTTGAAGATGAACACGGCGATCGTCGAGAACCACTTCGAGTCCGGAAACATGCCGACAGCGATGCCGGGGAAGAGGAACAGCGTGATGAGAAAATTAAAGGCACAGGCGACGAACATCCACTTGACACGGCGCAGCGTGCTGAAGATGGCGGTGGCCACGAGGATCTCGTTACTCGTCGGGCCCTCCACCTCGTGCGGCCATGAGCTCTCTTCCACCGCATCCGGGCCCTCCGacttggcggcggccgtctgCACCTCACCCAGGGCCGGCACCTCCTTGCCCGAAGAAGAGTTGCGACCCTCCTTGTCATGAGTCGGGTGCTCGTCGGTGTGGCagagcgcctccgccgatAGCTTGCCGGCGTCCACCTTGCTCTTCACAGCACCGAGGTCACCGAAGTAGTTCTGGGCGAAGCTGTTGAAGCGGAGCAGGATCAGCGCAACGAAGGTCATGCCCTGGATACCCACGTCCAGGCCGTAGTAGATCTTCGACTGCTTCTTCACGCCCTCGTAGGAGtcgggcagcgcagcctTCACGAtgatctgcagcagcgatgtCAGCACACCAGACATGCCGACGCCACCCATCATGGTGGACGTGAAGCTCGAGGGGAAGGCACCGAACATGCCGTACGCCGTGGACTCGAAGATGCTCTTGCCGAAGCCGCCAATGaagccggtgcagcagatcGTCGCCACGGCACCGGCCTCGCTCGTGCCGCGCGCAGGCACCACCATAAGCACGATGATCTCGACGATCAGGATGACCAGGCCGCCAAGCAGACGCACCTTCATCGGGATGCGGCGGAACCAGCtgagcagcgtcagcggctcCATGATCAGGCTCGTCACGATACCGATGAGGTTGTAGTAGGTCA harbors:
- a CDS encoding putative nucleoside transporter 1: MDTAPDHREPQEQGESRKWYEMTASEFYVYVVAFMCGVSMMMSVNAVFSAPAYIMTYYRYAMQAPEAVPLYTNFWNNVMTYYNLIGIVTSLIMEPLTLLSWFRRIPMKVRLLGGLVILIVEIIVLMVVPARGTSEAGAVATICCTGFIGGFGKSIFESTAYGMFGAFPSSFTSTMMGGVGMSGVLTSLLQIIVKAALPDSYEGVKKQSKIYYGLDVGIQGMTFVALILLRFNSFAQNYFGDLGAVKSKVDAGKLSAEALCHTDEHPTHDKEGRNSSSGKEVPALGEVQTAAAKSEGPDAVEESSWPHEVEGPTSNEILVATAIFSTLRRVKWMFVACAFNFLITLFLFPGIAVGMFPDSKWFSTIAVFIFNVFDVLGRFSPSLKLMWPRSYKQRWIIVAASFARVIFVPLLLLHSYHYIPGEAYGYVMEVIFGFSNGYVGSMALVLGPQSKGIDNDGKRFVAGTLMGISILVGGTIGTVLSIMTQTIRERH